A DNA window from Geovibrio ferrireducens contains the following coding sequences:
- a CDS encoding exopolysaccharide biosynthesis polyprenyl glycosylphosphotransferase, which translates to MRWTFAPAVMLIDLLTYYITLEAAVISRNTVDILFPEVTRFGFSFMYFAGFWWMPVIVISVIAYKGLYTRRLTTFDETRGLISAVVFSLVLIFAIVSVGKMTDMVSRLTLVFMCFYGIFLFPLVRRIGKRFLFSMGLGTEKIIIAGTGESASEAAAALLAEKGYGYELKGFYPVSGSSTDTVKVRNAAYPVLGGDIEKLLDDVSAVVFVEDEMSHDEITALTTSVRRRVGKIITVPEPGRAAMMNSEFHYLFNNKLFVLKSKNNLVSTANKIAKRAFDIAFTLLVLPFAGLIIITAAIAIRLESKGSPFYSHKRIGRGGKLIGVLKMRSMYKDADVRLKEILESDPAKRAEWEASFKLKDDPRVTKVGRFIRKTSIDEMPQFINVLKGDMSVVGPRPIIRTELDEYYGRDGEYYCMVRPGITGLWQVSGRSDTDYPFRVGLDSWYVVNWSIWLDIMIILKTVKAVIKKEGAY; encoded by the coding sequence ATGAGATGGACTTTTGCACCCGCTGTCATGCTCATTGACCTGCTCACTTATTACATCACCCTCGAAGCTGCGGTAATATCCAGAAATACAGTCGATATTCTCTTCCCTGAGGTCACAAGATTCGGCTTCTCCTTCATGTATTTTGCGGGCTTCTGGTGGATGCCTGTTATCGTTATTTCCGTGATTGCCTACAAAGGGCTGTATACCAGAAGACTAACCACTTTCGATGAAACCAGAGGGCTGATAAGCGCAGTCGTGTTCAGCCTTGTACTTATATTTGCCATAGTTTCTGTAGGTAAAATGACAGATATGGTATCGCGTCTTACCCTTGTATTCATGTGTTTTTACGGTATTTTCCTTTTCCCTCTGGTGCGGAGAATAGGCAAAAGATTCCTTTTTTCAATGGGTCTGGGTACTGAAAAAATAATCATAGCAGGCACAGGGGAATCCGCTTCCGAGGCAGCAGCCGCGCTTCTGGCTGAAAAAGGGTACGGCTATGAGCTTAAAGGCTTTTACCCTGTAAGCGGCAGCAGCACGGACACTGTGAAGGTCAGAAATGCTGCCTACCCTGTTCTTGGCGGTGATATAGAAAAACTGCTGGATGATGTTTCTGCGGTTGTCTTCGTTGAAGACGAGATGAGCCATGATGAAATAACCGCCCTGACCACCAGCGTAAGGCGGAGAGTGGGCAAGATAATAACCGTGCCGGAACCCGGAAGGGCGGCGATGATGAACAGTGAGTTCCATTACCTCTTTAATAACAAGCTTTTTGTGCTGAAATCAAAAAACAATCTGGTCTCAACAGCCAACAAGATAGCAAAACGGGCTTTTGATATAGCATTTACCCTCCTTGTGCTCCCTTTTGCAGGGCTTATAATAATAACTGCGGCAATTGCCATCCGTCTTGAGTCCAAGGGTTCGCCTTTCTACAGCCACAAGCGCATAGGCAGGGGCGGAAAACTCATCGGAGTCCTGAAGATGCGCTCAATGTATAAGGATGCCGATGTCCGTCTGAAAGAGATTCTGGAAAGCGACCCTGCAAAGCGGGCTGAGTGGGAAGCCTCATTCAAGCTTAAGGATGACCCCAGAGTTACAAAAGTGGGCAGATTTATAAGAAAAACATCCATAGACGAAATGCCCCAGTTCATCAACGTACTGAAAGGGGATATGAGCGTGGTGGGGCCAAGGCCTATTATCAGGACAGAGCTGGATGAATATTACGGCAGGGACGGCGAATACTACTGCATGGTGCGGCCGGGGATTACAGGCCTGTGGCAGGTCAGCGGAAGGAGCGACACCGACTACCCCTTCCGTGTGGGGCTTGACAGCTGGTATGTTGTAAACTGGAGCATATGGCTTGATATAATGATAATTTTAAAGACAGTGAAGGCAGTGATTAAAAAAGAAGGAGCATATTAG
- a CDS encoding glycosyltransferase family 9 protein → MKHLRTGSLIRNADKYAGPVLLYAKSLFRRKKALKGEVRRAAFLKTAAIGDTVLISAIVSDFRRTYPDAELVFVCGADNASIVKMFMPSDRVIIINHKNPVNAARTVKGLGHFDFVLDFGSWPRFDAFIASCFDSAFTAGFNTENQYRHYCYDISVKHSQNVHELDNYRSLARAAGITTGSNPHIDFTETEAKDKSVVFHMFSGGRRWYLKEWPQERWLELAGRLTAKGCEITVTGSEADFERAEGFASASKAVNAAGCSLAETARLLKSSSLVISVNTGIMHLASALGCSVVDICGAVRPERWGAAGENSISLACAEPYISLGFEEKEGRSMDEISVNSVFEAAGRFIKL, encoded by the coding sequence ATGAAACACCTCCGTACAGGTTCCCTAATCCGCAATGCTGACAAATATGCGGGTCCGGTTCTGCTTTATGCCAAATCACTTTTCAGAAGGAAGAAAGCCTTAAAGGGTGAAGTCCGCAGGGCTGCCTTCCTTAAAACCGCCGCAATAGGGGACACTGTTCTTATATCCGCAATTGTCAGTGATTTCAGAAGAACTTACCCTGATGCTGAGCTTGTTTTTGTCTGCGGGGCGGATAACGCTTCCATAGTAAAAATGTTTATGCCCTCTGACAGGGTCATTATTATAAACCATAAAAACCCGGTGAACGCTGCTAGGACGGTGAAAGGGCTGGGGCATTTCGATTTCGTTCTGGATTTCGGCTCGTGGCCGCGCTTTGATGCGTTTATTGCCTCATGCTTTGATTCCGCTTTTACCGCAGGCTTTAATACCGAAAACCAGTACAGGCATTACTGCTATGATATATCTGTGAAGCATTCGCAGAATGTCCATGAGCTTGACAATTACCGGAGTCTGGCCCGCGCAGCGGGGATAACCACAGGCTCAAATCCTCATATAGATTTCACCGAAACGGAAGCTAAGGATAAATCCGTAGTTTTTCATATGTTTTCCGGAGGCAGACGCTGGTATCTTAAGGAGTGGCCGCAGGAGAGATGGCTTGAGCTTGCCGGAAGGCTGACAGCAAAAGGCTGTGAGATAACCGTCACGGGCTCAGAGGCTGATTTTGAACGTGCGGAAGGGTTCGCTTCCGCCTCAAAGGCTGTGAATGCTGCCGGGTGTTCTCTGGCGGAGACTGCACGTCTGCTTAAATCTTCTTCACTTGTAATCAGTGTAAATACAGGCATAATGCACCTTGCATCCGCTCTTGGCTGCTCTGTGGTGGACATATGCGGTGCTGTCCGTCCGGAAAGATGGGGTGCTGCGGGCGAAAATTCCATTTCGCTTGCGTGTGCGGAGCCCTATATCAGCCTCGGATTTGAGGAGAAAGAGGGCAGATCTATGGATGAAATATCAGTGAACTCAGTCTTCGAGGCCGCCGGGAGGTTTATTAAACTATGA
- the rfaD gene encoding ADP-glyceromanno-heptose 6-epimerase, which yields MIVVTGGAGFIGSNIVKGLNDMGEDNIIIVDSLDNPAKHLNLNKLKYNDFIDKRDFLSVLREDRFFIKVFFHEGACSNTMETDGRYMMQNNYEYSKELLHYSMERGARFIYASSASVYGNGDEGFAEKPECEYPLNVYAFSKFSFDNYFRNIKNVGTQVAGLRYFNVYGPQENHKGKMASVAFHFFNQHKEGAKVRLFEGSEEFRRDFIHVNDVVAVNMFLYENPGVSGIFNCGTGKARSFADIAEVFKARYGKNFESEIIPFPEQLKGKYQKYTQADLTNLRKAGYAAEFLSLEQGVGAYLDVLEKTGGYIK from the coding sequence ATGATAGTTGTAACAGGCGGAGCAGGATTTATCGGGAGCAACATAGTAAAAGGGCTTAACGATATGGGTGAGGACAATATCATTATTGTTGACAGTCTGGATAACCCCGCGAAGCACCTGAACCTGAATAAGCTTAAATACAATGATTTTATAGATAAACGAGATTTTCTCTCCGTTCTCAGAGAGGACAGGTTTTTCATAAAAGTATTTTTCCATGAAGGCGCATGCTCCAACACAATGGAGACAGACGGCAGATACATGATGCAGAACAACTACGAGTACAGCAAGGAGCTTCTGCATTACAGCATGGAGCGCGGCGCAAGGTTCATTTACGCCTCTTCCGCATCTGTCTACGGCAACGGTGATGAGGGGTTTGCGGAGAAGCCCGAATGCGAGTACCCGCTGAATGTTTACGCTTTCTCAAAATTTTCGTTTGATAACTATTTCCGCAATATAAAGAATGTCGGCACTCAGGTTGCTGGTCTCCGCTATTTTAATGTTTACGGCCCGCAGGAAAATCATAAGGGGAAAATGGCTTCCGTAGCCTTCCATTTCTTTAATCAGCATAAGGAAGGCGCTAAGGTCAGGCTTTTTGAAGGGAGTGAGGAGTTCCGCAGGGATTTTATTCATGTAAACGATGTTGTTGCGGTGAATATGTTCCTTTATGAGAACCCCGGTGTTTCAGGCATTTTTAACTGCGGCACAGGGAAGGCCAGAAGTTTTGCTGATATAGCGGAAGTTTTCAAGGCAAGATACGGCAAAAATTTTGAATCGGAGATAATTCCTTTCCCCGAACAGCTTAAAGGAAAATATCAGAAATATACCCAGGCCGATCTCACTAACCTGAGGAAAGCCGGATATGCGGCTGAGTTTCTTTCGCTGGAGCAGGGGGTAGGTGCTTATCTTGATGTTCTGGAAAAGACAGGCGGTTACATAAAATAG
- the rfaE1 gene encoding D-glycero-beta-D-manno-heptose-7-phosphate kinase yields MSNYDFTGTKVLVVGDVMLDKYYFGSVRRISPEAPVPVVRVKDTRLTLGGAGNVLSNITHLGAKGVMLSACGRDDNAVTLKGLLGELGAECCFVERELPTVTKLRVIGEKQQVVRLDFEEIVPVSLSDEYKNFIDNAAAECGTVVLSDYGKGICTDEVCRYVIEKAAEYGKKVIVDPKGHDWSRYKGADIVTPNVNELAEAAGRSVENADDEITAAAREILAEYGIKCLLVTRSHKGMSIVTPESVKHIPTEAKEVFDVSGAGDTVVATLAVSLAKGYEMEAASCTANKAAGIVVSKIGTAPVYINELNDEGSSHAATSLDAMLRIAENLKRAGKTIVFTNGCFDILHKGHVTYLREAKKLGDVLILGLNTDDSVRRLKGASRPVNSEDDRAEVLCSLESVDYVVKFGEDTPLELISKIRPDILVKGADYKIEDVIGREHAGKTVLISFVNGYSTTSILEKSKR; encoded by the coding sequence ATGTCAAACTATGACTTTACAGGCACTAAAGTCCTCGTAGTAGGGGATGTTATGCTTGATAAATATTATTTCGGCTCTGTCCGCAGAATTTCACCGGAGGCTCCGGTTCCCGTTGTGAGGGTGAAGGACACCAGACTCACTCTTGGCGGTGCGGGGAATGTCCTCAGCAATATAACCCATCTGGGGGCAAAGGGTGTTATGCTTTCAGCCTGCGGCAGGGATGATAATGCCGTTACCCTGAAAGGGCTTCTGGGTGAGCTGGGTGCTGAGTGCTGCTTTGTTGAACGTGAGCTTCCCACAGTGACAAAGCTCCGTGTAATCGGTGAAAAACAGCAGGTTGTCAGGCTGGACTTTGAAGAGATTGTTCCGGTCAGCCTCAGTGACGAATATAAAAATTTTATAGATAATGCCGCCGCGGAATGCGGAACTGTGGTTCTCTCAGACTACGGGAAAGGTATCTGCACCGATGAAGTCTGCCGGTATGTGATCGAAAAAGCCGCAGAATACGGTAAAAAGGTTATAGTTGACCCCAAGGGGCATGACTGGAGCAGGTACAAGGGTGCGGACATTGTTACGCCCAACGTCAACGAGCTTGCCGAAGCGGCAGGCAGGAGCGTTGAAAATGCTGATGATGAAATCACCGCCGCCGCACGGGAAATTCTGGCAGAATACGGCATTAAGTGTCTTCTCGTAACCCGCTCTCACAAGGGGATGAGCATTGTCACCCCTGAAAGTGTGAAGCATATCCCCACCGAGGCGAAAGAGGTTTTCGATGTCTCCGGTGCAGGGGATACTGTTGTCGCAACTCTGGCGGTATCTCTCGCGAAGGGTTATGAAATGGAGGCCGCATCATGCACAGCCAACAAAGCCGCCGGAATAGTAGTGAGCAAAATAGGCACTGCGCCTGTTTATATAAATGAGCTTAATGATGAAGGCAGCAGCCATGCGGCAACATCGCTTGATGCCATGCTGCGCATAGCTGAAAACCTGAAAAGAGCGGGCAAAACCATAGTGTTCACCAACGGATGCTTTGATATACTTCATAAAGGGCATGTCACATACCTGAGAGAGGCGAAAAAGCTTGGGGATGTTCTTATTCTTGGTCTGAATACGGATGACTCCGTCCGCAGGCTCAAAGGTGCGTCAAGACCAGTCAACTCAGAGGATGACAGGGCGGAGGTTCTCTGCTCACTGGAATCCGTGGATTATGTTGTTAAGTTCGGTGAGGACACACCTCTCGAACTGATAAGCAAAATACGCCCCGACATACTTGTTAAGGGTGCAGACTATAAAATAGAGGATGTCATCGGCCGTGAACACGCCGGAAAAACTGTCCTCATAAGCTTCGTTAACGGGTATTCGACAACGTCAATACTGGAGAAGAGTAAAAGGTAA
- a CDS encoding tetratricopeptide repeat protein — MKKFLIGFVLISVFFGALLYNYLSDESHALYNEAVKLYEQKKYFEAHEKVKESMDKNILNRKAILLKAKLYDIVTGEENYREASRLYEEAVNLAMQGNSDQARVNIVRALELLDRVPSTAPSKENADRLIERISRDAEPLLNKAPDVAYRRAKSFYEQGNYRRAFESFNRLSALSPEGKAMRSSAAYKAGMDVYISLRDLPDVSNAELYDAIYWFEQVESGQTEYTDAAEKLGELRARLN; from the coding sequence ATGAAAAAATTTCTCATAGGCTTCGTGCTGATCTCGGTCTTTTTCGGTGCTCTGCTTTACAACTATTTGTCAGATGAGAGTCATGCTTTGTATAATGAAGCGGTAAAGCTTTATGAACAGAAGAAATATTTTGAGGCTCACGAAAAAGTAAAGGAATCAATGGATAAAAATATCCTCAACCGGAAGGCTATCCTGCTTAAGGCAAAGCTTTACGACATAGTAACCGGAGAGGAGAACTACAGGGAAGCTTCACGCCTTTATGAAGAGGCTGTTAACCTCGCCATGCAGGGCAACTCCGATCAGGCGAGGGTGAATATTGTCCGCGCCCTTGAACTTCTGGACAGGGTTCCTTCCACTGCTCCCTCCAAAGAGAATGCGGACAGGCTTATTGAACGCATATCACGTGATGCGGAGCCGCTTCTGAATAAGGCTCCGGACGTTGCATACCGCAGGGCGAAAAGCTTTTACGAACAGGGCAACTACAGAAGGGCTTTCGAAAGCTTCAACCGTTTGTCAGCTCTCTCCCCCGAAGGCAAGGCGATGAGAAGCTCCGCTGCATACAAGGCGGGCATGGATGTCTACATCAGCCTGAGAGACCTGCCGGATGTTTCTAATGCGGAACTGTACGACGCTATCTACTGGTTCGAGCAGGTGGAATCCGGACAGACTGAATACACGGATGCGGCAGAAAAACTGGGCGAACTCAGGGCAAGGCTTAATTAA
- a CDS encoding anaerobic glycerol-3-phosphate dehydrogenase subunit C translates to MPQLTKNIFEELSENVKGDVYTDKIRRYMHSTDGSIFRVEPACVVYPRDKDDIKTVVKFSSRYGLSIHTRGSGSGLCGSAVGKGLILDFSKYMNTLVELDEKGKTFTCQPGYRFGELEVELRGKGLFFPPDPSSGEYASFGGMYGTNASGAHSVKYGNVSDYIEDAKLILADGTETTIKTLETTPFDKLPPKFKKLYRLYEDNKEKIENAYPSIRCNVSGYNLRGLTENGGLHIGKLLGGSEGTLAIVTELTFRLHEKPDFDSLVVAYFDDIVKSAQAVQRVLPSAPSGIEIMDKSLLNLARESDAKLKEAIPEGVDNVLMIEYDGYDREEVRRLAEQAMADIKDLSSSASVAASEEEAAKFWAVRKAAVPILYKLKGRKKILALIEDAAVPTDRLVDYFKGLYAILRGHRAEFVIYGHIAKGLLHTRPLLDLKDPHDIEMLKILADDVFKLVNSLGGVVSGEHGDGRLRSAYIKEQYKDIYPLFLETKAAFDVEDLLNPDIKTVCDDEQMMKFLRFGSDYRSMDLSGKHLVWNEGFTDEAEKCHGCSKCTTVTSATRMCPVYKATRDETAAPKAKANVLRALISGTIDNDSLYEEAFQNVINKCVNCGSCVMECPSNVNIPKLSIEAKAMYVKKYGAGLDNKIISNCDLLGKYTHKISPLITKAMKLKLNRKVVEVMTGVTAERPFVGFEGKSLFERAKSRAFRKKGELKVVYFAGCYASYINPGLGMATMDVLEHIGCEVVLPEQFCCGIPFLSKGMTEDAKLRVKKNLASWGKAMEEADYVVVSCSSCGLSLLKEWKFLMSDSQVEAVSKKLIHVTALVNQRRNRLRVKEKNLKLSYHKSCHMKVQADNNCSVEMLASLPGVKVTDLNSNCCGMAGSWGMKADNFELSTKIGKPMLDKLNESEADYGVTDCPTCTIQMQHLGSKTVKHPVEVLKECLED, encoded by the coding sequence ATGCCTCAACTGACCAAAAATATTTTTGAAGAGCTTTCGGAAAATGTTAAGGGTGATGTTTACACCGATAAAATAAGAAGATACATGCACTCAACGGACGGCAGCATTTTCAGGGTGGAGCCGGCCTGCGTGGTGTATCCTCGCGATAAAGACGACATTAAAACAGTGGTGAAGTTCTCATCCCGCTACGGGCTCTCGATCCACACAAGAGGTTCAGGCAGCGGCCTTTGCGGTTCTGCCGTGGGGAAGGGGCTGATACTTGACTTTTCCAAATACATGAACACCCTTGTGGAACTGGATGAAAAGGGGAAAACCTTTACCTGTCAGCCGGGCTACCGCTTCGGCGAGCTTGAAGTTGAGCTCAGGGGAAAGGGGCTTTTCTTTCCTCCCGATCCTTCAAGCGGCGAATATGCCAGCTTCGGCGGGATGTACGGAACAAACGCCAGCGGAGCGCACTCCGTTAAATACGGCAATGTTTCCGACTATATAGAAGATGCAAAGCTTATCCTCGCAGACGGAACGGAAACCACCATCAAAACCCTTGAAACCACCCCGTTTGACAAGCTTCCGCCTAAGTTCAAAAAGCTGTACAGGCTTTATGAAGATAATAAAGAGAAGATAGAGAACGCCTACCCCTCAATCCGCTGTAATGTTTCCGGCTACAATTTAAGAGGGCTGACAGAGAACGGCGGGCTGCACATAGGCAAGCTTCTGGGCGGCTCGGAAGGCACACTCGCCATAGTCACGGAGCTTACCTTCCGTCTGCATGAAAAGCCCGATTTTGACAGCCTCGTGGTTGCTTATTTCGATGATATAGTCAAGTCCGCTCAGGCTGTGCAGAGGGTTCTGCCTTCCGCACCTTCCGGCATTGAAATAATGGATAAATCACTCCTCAACCTTGCCAGAGAATCGGACGCTAAACTTAAGGAAGCCATACCCGAAGGTGTGGACAACGTTCTGATGATTGAGTACGACGGTTATGACAGGGAAGAGGTGCGCAGACTGGCCGAACAGGCCATGGCTGATATTAAGGATCTCTCCTCGTCTGCCTCCGTGGCGGCATCGGAAGAGGAGGCGGCGAAGTTCTGGGCTGTGCGCAAGGCGGCTGTGCCTATACTCTATAAGCTTAAAGGGCGCAAGAAGATCCTCGCCCTCATTGAGGATGCGGCAGTGCCTACGGACAGGCTGGTGGACTATTTCAAAGGTCTGTACGCCATACTGAGAGGCCACAGGGCGGAGTTTGTCATTTACGGGCATATAGCAAAGGGGCTTCTCCACACCAGACCGCTCCTTGATCTGAAAGACCCGCATGATATAGAGATGCTGAAAATCCTTGCAGATGATGTGTTTAAGCTTGTGAACTCCCTTGGCGGAGTTGTAAGCGGCGAGCACGGAGACGGCAGACTGAGAAGCGCATATATCAAAGAACAGTATAAGGATATTTACCCGCTTTTCCTTGAAACAAAAGCGGCTTTTGATGTTGAGGATCTCCTCAACCCCGATATAAAAACCGTCTGTGACGATGAGCAGATGATGAAATTCCTCCGCTTCGGTTCCGACTACCGCAGCATGGACTTAAGCGGAAAGCACCTTGTATGGAACGAAGGCTTCACTGACGAGGCTGAAAAATGCCACGGCTGTTCAAAGTGCACAACCGTTACCTCCGCAACAAGGATGTGCCCGGTTTATAAAGCCACAAGGGACGAAACCGCCGCCCCGAAGGCGAAGGCGAATGTTCTCCGCGCGCTTATAAGCGGCACTATAGACAATGATTCCCTGTACGAGGAGGCTTTCCAGAACGTTATCAACAAATGTGTAAACTGCGGAAGCTGCGTGATGGAATGTCCGTCCAATGTCAATATCCCCAAACTCTCCATTGAAGCAAAGGCGATGTATGTTAAAAAGTACGGTGCGGGGCTTGATAATAAAATAATCTCTAACTGTGATCTTCTCGGAAAATATACCCATAAGATAAGCCCGCTGATCACTAAGGCTATGAAGCTCAAGCTCAACCGCAAGGTTGTGGAAGTTATGACCGGAGTCACCGCTGAGCGTCCTTTTGTGGGATTTGAGGGCAAATCGCTCTTCGAGAGGGCAAAGAGCCGCGCTTTCCGTAAAAAAGGCGAGCTTAAGGTTGTCTATTTTGCAGGATGCTACGCCAGCTATATCAACCCCGGACTGGGCATGGCCACAATGGATGTGCTGGAGCACATAGGCTGTGAGGTTGTCCTGCCGGAGCAGTTCTGCTGCGGTATCCCCTTCCTCTCAAAAGGGATGACCGAGGATGCGAAGCTGAGGGTTAAGAAGAACCTCGCAAGCTGGGGCAAAGCAATGGAAGAGGCGGACTATGTTGTGGTTTCATGCTCTTCCTGCGGGCTGTCGCTCCTTAAGGAATGGAAGTTTCTTATGAGCGATTCTCAGGTGGAGGCGGTGAGCAAAAAGCTCATCCATGTCACCGCCCTTGTGAATCAGCGCAGAAACCGGCTGAGAGTTAAAGAGAAAAATCTGAAACTTTCCTATCATAAATCATGTCATATGAAAGTGCAGGCAGACAACAACTGCTCTGTGGAGATGCTTGCCTCCCTTCCCGGAGTTAAGGTGACAGACCTTAACAGCAACTGCTGCGGAATGGCGGGAAGCTGGGGGATGAAGGCGGACAACTTTGAGCTCAGCACAAAGATCGGCAAGCCGATGCTGGACAAGCTTAACGAATCCGAGGCCGATTACGGCGTGACGGACTGCCCCACCTGCACAATCCAGATGCAGCATCTGGGCAGTAAAACAGTAAAACACCCGGTTGAGGTGCTTAAGGAATGTTTGGAAGACTGA